In Panacibacter ginsenosidivorans, the following proteins share a genomic window:
- the cls gene encoding cardiolipin synthase — MNYKLILLIVYCLILLVVCLRILYETQNSSKTIAYLFVCIFFPVFGILFYLAFGINYWKKKRYSKKMNEDDKMLDQLKKKIPEYKNCTVDPKDISDDNAELVSMLLKDLRSPLTRNNRIKLLLNGEEKFPELIKCLQSAKHHIHIEYYIFEQDETGIAIIELLIAKAKEGVQVKFIYDDFGSPSIKKKIERKMRDAGIEIFPFSKVHFYLLANRINYRNHRKIVVIDGHTGFVGGINVSDKYVNNGKQKLYWRDTHLRIDGPGVYYLQYIFITDWNFCCGKELIPEDVFFAQCDDIKDGTLIQIASSGPDSTEPSIMFSVIEAISLAKEEILITTPYFIPGDSIINALRIAALGGVTVKLLVPGKCDSRVVNAASKANYDPLLQAGVEIYLYNKGFVHAKTLVTDSKLSIIGTANMDHRSFELNFEVNAIIYDETFSKKMREVFAEDIKYATKLDPRLWYERSLLTQFPEKLARLLSPTL; from the coding sequence ATGAACTATAAACTTATTTTATTAATTGTTTACTGTCTTATTTTACTTGTTGTTTGCCTGCGCATACTTTATGAAACACAAAACAGCAGTAAAACAATCGCATACTTGTTCGTTTGCATTTTTTTTCCTGTGTTCGGCATACTCTTTTATCTCGCATTCGGCATCAACTACTGGAAAAAGAAACGCTATTCAAAAAAGATGAATGAGGATGACAAAATGCTGGATCAGTTAAAGAAAAAAATTCCCGAATACAAGAACTGCACAGTAGATCCTAAGGATATTTCAGATGATAATGCGGAGCTTGTTTCTATGTTATTGAAAGATCTGCGCAGCCCGCTTACCCGCAATAACAGGATAAAACTTTTATTGAATGGTGAAGAAAAATTCCCTGAACTCATTAAGTGCCTGCAATCGGCTAAACATCATATACATATAGAGTATTACATTTTTGAACAGGATGAAACAGGCATCGCCATAATTGAATTACTGATAGCAAAAGCAAAAGAAGGTGTGCAGGTAAAATTTATTTATGATGATTTTGGAAGCCCGTCTATCAAAAAGAAAATAGAAAGAAAAATGCGGGATGCAGGTATTGAGATTTTCCCTTTCTCCAAAGTGCACTTTTATTTACTGGCAAACCGTATTAATTATCGCAATCATCGAAAAATAGTAGTAATAGATGGGCACACGGGTTTTGTTGGTGGCATTAACGTAAGTGACAAGTACGTAAACAATGGAAAACAAAAATTATACTGGAGAGATACACATTTACGTATAGATGGGCCGGGCGTCTATTACCTGCAGTATATTTTTATAACTGACTGGAATTTTTGTTGCGGAAAAGAATTAATTCCTGAAGATGTTTTTTTTGCACAATGCGATGATATCAAAGATGGCACACTTATTCAGATAGCCAGCAGCGGGCCAGATTCAACAGAGCCGTCCATCATGTTTTCAGTAATCGAGGCCATCAGCCTTGCAAAAGAAGAGATACTTATTACAACACCCTATTTTATTCCCGGCGACAGTATCATAAATGCATTAAGGATAGCAGCACTTGGCGGCGTTACGGTAAAATTGCTGGTTCCGGGTAAATGTGACTCAAGGGTAGTAAATGCTGCTTCCAAAGCTAATTATGATCCGCTGTTGCAGGCTGGTGTTGAAATATATCTTTACAATAAGGGATTTGTGCATGCAAAAACTTTGGTAACAGATAGTAAGTTATCCATAATAGGAACTGCTAATATGGATCACCGCAGTTTTGAATTAAACTTTGAAGTGAATGCCATTATTTACGATGAAACTTTTTCTAAAAAAATGAGAGAAGTATTTGCTGAGGATATTAAATATGCTACCAAATTAGATCCAAGGCTTTGGTATGAAAGATCGTTGTTAACGCAGTTCCCCGAAAAATTGGCAAGATTACTTTCTCCTACGTTATAG
- a CDS encoding lmo0937 family membrane protein: protein MSNILYIVAVILVIIWAIGFFGYAAGGLIHILLVIAVISIILQVIRGRSV from the coding sequence ATGAGTAATATATTATACATCGTCGCTGTAATCCTGGTAATAATTTGGGCAATTGGTTTTTTTGGATATGCGGCTGGCGGACTTATACATATACTTCTTGTTATAGCAGTAATTTCAATAATTCTACAAGTTATTCGTGGCAGAAGTGTATAG
- a CDS encoding sensor histidine kinase, whose product MDQVSDFLKRLFDSNNWPARWHCGIWTPFHGWLYIISSSLIAMAYFSIPVILFYLIKKSKNHLPFQKIFWLFILFILSCGVTHVFDALMFWFPVYRMSALVLFVTAITSWMAVYGLYKIIPSALALKSPAVLEKIIQERTLELQVSNNHLQQLNSELTLAKLESEKLMKQKEEFLGIASHELKTPLTILKAYTQLLSEKTDGEKITQTDIQNKMRVQIDRLALLIYDLLDVTKIKEGMLVYYKKRVNLKHIITDVVQDIRHTSLSNNIILENIVDIEIIADRERIAQVFLNLLSNAMKYSPAGSPIIITVQKEEHTIICAVKDQGFGIPQDQQDKIFEKFYRATGGHRDTYPGMGLGLHIAENIITNHEGTIWVESEEGKGSTFYFQLPIASEDSYLN is encoded by the coding sequence ATGGATCAGGTATCAGACTTTTTAAAAAGGCTCTTTGACTCAAATAATTGGCCTGCCAGATGGCACTGTGGAATCTGGACGCCCTTTCACGGTTGGCTTTATATAATTTCCAGTAGCCTTATTGCAATGGCCTACTTTTCAATTCCTGTAATATTATTCTATCTCATAAAAAAATCAAAAAATCATCTTCCGTTCCAGAAAATCTTTTGGTTGTTTATTTTATTTATCCTTTCATGTGGTGTAACCCATGTGTTCGATGCTTTAATGTTTTGGTTCCCTGTTTACAGAATGTCGGCGCTGGTACTTTTTGTTACTGCAATTACATCATGGATGGCTGTTTATGGATTATATAAAATTATTCCATCGGCCCTTGCATTAAAATCTCCTGCTGTACTGGAAAAAATAATACAGGAAAGAACCCTCGAATTACAAGTCTCAAATAACCACCTGCAGCAACTGAATAGCGAGCTAACTTTAGCTAAACTGGAAAGTGAAAAATTAATGAAACAAAAAGAAGAATTTTTGGGTATCGCCAGCCATGAATTGAAAACACCATTAACAATCTTAAAAGCCTACACGCAATTATTATCAGAAAAAACTGACGGCGAAAAAATTACTCAAACAGATATTCAAAATAAAATGCGTGTGCAAATAGACAGACTGGCCTTATTGATATATGATTTGTTGGATGTAACCAAAATCAAGGAAGGCATGCTGGTATATTACAAGAAAAGAGTTAATCTAAAACACATTATAACAGATGTAGTGCAGGATATACGTCATACCTCTTTATCAAATAATATTATTTTGGAAAATATAGTTGATATTGAAATAATAGCGGACAGGGAAAGAATTGCTCAGGTCTTTTTGAATTTACTTTCAAATGCCATGAAATATTCACCAGCAGGTTCACCGATCATAATCACAGTACAAAAAGAGGAGCATACTATAATATGTGCAGTAAAAGACCAGGGATTTGGAATACCACAGGATCAGCAGGATAAAATATTTGAAAAATTTTACAGGGCTACCGGGGGCCATCGTGACACTTACCCGGGGATGGGTCTTGGTCTTCATATTGCAGAGAATATTATTACCAATCACGAAGGAACAATATGGGTAGAAAGCGAAGAAGGTAAAGGCTCCACATTTTATTTTCAGTTGCCAATAGCTTCTGAAGATAGCTATTTAAATTAG
- a CDS encoding hypervirulence associated TUDOR domain-containing protein gives MKKKFKIGDHVTWNSEAGHVSGSIIKVHTKDFNYKGYTHHATADDPQYEIKSDKTDHIAAHKGSALSLVKK, from the coding sequence ATGAAAAAGAAATTTAAGATCGGGGATCATGTAACCTGGAATTCAGAAGCAGGGCATGTAAGTGGCAGCATTATAAAAGTGCATACGAAAGATTTTAATTATAAAGGGTATACACATCATGCAACAGCAGATGATCCGCAATATGAAATTAAAAGCGATAAGACAGATCATATCGCCGCACATAAAGGTTCAGCACTTAGTTTGGTAAAGAAGTGA